TTAGCTTTTCTTGGCGGTGTATTTGTTCCCCTATCCGTCATGTCTGAGAATGTGAAATCTTTTTCTAGATTTGTACCAACGTACTGGTACACTAAGACAAATGATCTTTTAATGAATATTTCCGAAGTTTCAGGTAAACTTCGTTCAGAAATATTTAATGGATACTTTGTCCAACTCTGTTTTGCATTCGCTATTTTTTGCATTGCTTTGGTTTTTAGTAAGAAAAAATTACAAGAAAACTAGCAGCATTTAAAATCACGACCACCGAAATTTAAAATGCCCCCTTTCGTTTTTTTCTCGAGCAAAAGAGACTGCACTAAGGTAGCCAGTGAATTATTATTACGATATAGCAAGGGTCTGCCACTGAATAGATTTGTTCTCTATTTTGTGCCAGACCCTGTTTGTAAAATACTTAAATCATATATTTTACAGATTAATCACCTACACCGAAATCAACATTATTATAAAGTACCTCTATTGTAGGATCATTGTCTAAGTAACGATATTTTGTTGTAAACCACTCTACTAACTCTTCATCTCTCTTAATGTCAGTCGTATTATTAACATAAACATTAATAGTACCTAATTTAAAATGGCTCTGTAATATACTGATATCTCGATCAATCATTTCCTTTGTCTGACCTTTAATTCCCACCATAAGACATGGAGAATCAAAATACTTCGACACTTCCTCTGGTGTTGTAAAATTCGCATGTTTGTTTAATACCTCTTGGCGGAAATGATGATCAAAGCTTTCAACACCGATTTTAAATACAATTGGTATGCCCATAAACTCTTTCATTTCCTGCAATTTATTACGGTATATCCAATGGCTTTCAAAAAACAATTTCTTAATGTTCTTCTCTTTAATAATATCACGAATTAATTGTAGTGTTTTCTTTGGTAGTTCAAAACAACTTCCAGAATTAATTACTTCAAGCACTCCAAATTCGCCAGTTACATTGGATAACACTTCTTCATTTAATAAAACCATCTCTTCTTCATTGGTTGAATTATCGTCTGTATAATCACAGAAGGAACATTTTCCCCAAGCACATGGAAAGGCCTTTAATAGTACAATCTCTCTGCAATTTTTATTTGTAATTTTACTGTATCGATTCATAACTTGTCCCCTTTACTCTAATAATTATGTCCTTTGGCAAGATGGATACTAAGAAAAGTACGATAGCAACAGCAATCATTCGATCCAAATAATCCGTTGCGATTTGTACGATAAATACACTAGCTATCTCATTAAATCCAATTTTTCTTAATATCATTACAATTAATGATGATCCAGAAGAGGTAACCCCTCCAAATAAAAAAGCACTAATCATTGAAGCAACTAAAGTTCCTGGAATCGATACTAAAAATGCACCAAACAGAACTCTTTTATTTTTCATCCATTTTGTTTTAAAGATAAGACCTGCCATTATACCTGTTATTATTTGTACTGGCAAAAAATATAAAGAAAATATATCAGTACTAATTCCTGTAAGCAATCCACTTAGTAACCCTGGAAATATACCATAAAATGGGCCTAAGATTGCAGCGGTGAAGATAGTCCCAATCATATCAAGATAAACTGGTAGCTTTAACATTAATGCGATTTGCGCACCAACGATATTAATGACTGCTGACAAAGCAATTGTTGTAATTTTTATTGTAGAAACTCGTTTCATTTTATTTACCTCTCTAACATACTTCTTGTAAATACATTCTGACTAATTTTATTGTCAGACGTGGCGTAAATATCAAACTATTATTTAATACCTATGGATGTAAGTATCTCTTTCGTTAGAGCATGATCTCCCCCAAAGATTCTATTGATAAACATTTCAAAAAAGGCTCTTGCATTAACTTCTGTTAACACTACGCTATTTTTATTCCTCTTCCAAAAGTCCATGGAATCTACTACGGATTGACCAATACATATCCCTTTCGTTTCTACTGTAGTAAAGGCCTCAAAACCATTACATATCATAGGGTCTATAAAATAAGCAACTGCTAATGGATCATTAATTACACAGCCAATAATTTTTTCATACTCCCAATGAAAATCAAAATAAAACTGTACAATGTTCTCTACAAAACTACCTCTCTCTTCATCAATTCTTTTTATATATGATAATAAACTAGGAGTTAATACAATTTGGCGGGTAACATCTAAGCCCACCATATGAACTTTCTTCTCTAGTTTCTCAAATTCTTCAAATACCATCTTTGCTGCATCCGGATCACACCAATAGTTATATTCAGCAACTGGCGAACAATTTCCATGGCTTTTAAAGTTTCCTCCCATGGAAACAAAGGTATCTAGTCGCTTAAATATCTCCTTATCTTTTGAAAGTGCCACAGCAATATTCGTTAATGGACCTAAGGCGATAATGGATAGTTGCGCCTGCTCCTTTAAAGCACGAATTATAAATTCTGGTGCATTCTCCTTAACATTACCTTTTAATACTTTTTGATAATTGGTTTCTCCAAGCCCATCCATACCATGAGTATCCTGAGCGCTAACATATTCACGCACTAAGGGCTTTTCTTCTCCAAAGTATACTGGAATGTCCAAACGGTTCATAAGATTAAGCACCTTTAGAGCATTCTCAACTCCAAGATTTGTAGGTGCATTACCACAAACCACGGTAATACCCACAACCTCCAATTCTGGTGACGAAAGCGCTAGCATTAAAGCTAAACTATCATCAATCCCTGGGTCACAATCAATAATGACTTTTCTCTTTTCTAACATTTTTTAATTCTCCTTCATATGATTTTGAAAATTCATAATGTAAGGATCAGAAAGAGGCTGACCTTTTCTTGCATTGCTAACCTGAAATTAACGGAACAAAGTGTCTACGACACTCTCAACTCCCCTGGCCCCTCAATCATGAGGGGAAGGGGTTTCTTTTTTCTTAAACTTCCTTCATAATAGTATCATGAGTAGATTAAAAGAGATTTTTAAAGAACATTATGAAGAGATACTATATATTTTACATCCACGTAAGTCTGTCATTGAAAATGTAAATAAGATGATAGACTGTGGTGATTCATCTAAGGGTGGTGCCTTTTGGGGCTGCCCTGATTGTGGTGAGCTTAAGTTTGTTCCTTATACCTGCAAAAGCCGTTTTTGTCCTTCTTGTGGAAACATGTATAATCAAAAACGATCTTTTCGCATATCATCTAAGCTTATTTCTTGTGTACACAGACATTGCGTTTTTACTATCCCCGAAGAACTGCGTGCATTCTTTCTAAACGAACGCACTCTTCTTGGTGAACTTTTTCATTCAGTCCGTGATGCAATTCTTCGTATGTTTTCTAAATTGAATAAATCTGAAAACTTTACTCCTGGTATTGTTTGTGTTCTTCATACCTTTGGTCGAGATTTGAAGTGGAATCCTCATATCCATGCTCTTATCTCTGAAGGTGGAGCTGGCAACCATACTCCCTGGCGTATTGTTAAACACTTTGATTATCACTTTCTACGGAAAGCTTTTCGAAAAGTTCTTTTGGATCGCTTAACGAATCGTATCGGTCCTTCTTTTCGTAAAATAAAAAATGAAATGTATACGCTACATTCTGATGGGTTTTACGTTCGTGCAAAGCCGAATGATTGTACTCCTGATCAGACTGTGAAATATATCACTCGCTACCTTGGCAGACCAGTAATCGCTTCCTCACGTATTGATCACTATGATGGTGAACAAGTTACTTTCCATTATAAAAAACATGAAGATAATTCTCTTGTAACCGAAACAATTCCTGCACTTGATTTCATCAAGCGCCTGATTATACATATACCTGAAAAACACTTTAAAATGGTGCGATACTACGGTATTTATGCCAAGCATCACAAGCAGGAAAAACATCTTTTTAAATATCTTTCTGATGAAAAACGTAAGTTCTTAAAATCCCTGCTTGATTGGAGACAATCAATTCTTTTAAACTTCGGATATGATCCTTTAAAATGTTCGAAGTGTGGCTCTTCTATGTTGGTTCTAGAAGTTTACCACAAAAAAACTGCACTATTTGAACAATATCGAAAGGCAATGGGATATGGATAAATCCAATCTCTAATTTCTTTCTCAAACGTCAAATAATGCAGTTCGAACCAAAAACAAAAAACATCATAATCAAAGTCATCGCGAAGTCCGCACTTCGCTCTTTTGTCATGCAAT
This portion of the Clostridium sp. Marseille-P299 genome encodes:
- a CDS encoding IS91 family transposase translates to MSRLKEIFKEHYEEILYILHPRKSVIENVNKMIDCGDSSKGGAFWGCPDCGELKFVPYTCKSRFCPSCGNMYNQKRSFRISSKLISCVHRHCVFTIPEELRAFFLNERTLLGELFHSVRDAILRMFSKLNKSENFTPGIVCVLHTFGRDLKWNPHIHALISEGGAGNHTPWRIVKHFDYHFLRKAFRKVLLDRLTNRIGPSFRKIKNEMYTLHSDGFYVRAKPNDCTPDQTVKYITRYLGRPVIASSRIDHYDGEQVTFHYKKHEDNSLVTETIPALDFIKRLIIHIPEKHFKMVRYYGIYAKHHKQEKHLFKYLSDEKRKFLKSLLDWRQSILLNFGYDPLKCSKCGSSMLVLEVYHKKTALFEQYRKAMGYG
- a CDS encoding ECF transporter S component, producing the protein MKRVSTIKITTIALSAVINIVGAQIALMLKLPVYLDMIGTIFTAAILGPFYGIFPGLLSGLLTGISTDIFSLYFLPVQIITGIMAGLIFKTKWMKNKRVLFGAFLVSIPGTLVASMISAFLFGGVTSSGSSLIVMILRKIGFNEIASVFIVQIATDYLDRMIAVAIVLFLVSILPKDIIIRVKGTSYESIQ
- a CDS encoding radical SAM protein — protein: MNRYSKITNKNCREIVLLKAFPCAWGKCSFCDYTDDNSTNEEEMVLLNEEVLSNVTGEFGVLEVINSGSCFELPKKTLQLIRDIIKEKNIKKLFFESHWIYRNKLQEMKEFMGIPIVFKIGVESFDHHFRQEVLNKHANFTTPEEVSKYFDSPCLMVGIKGQTKEMIDRDISILQSHFKLGTINVYVNNTTDIKRDEELVEWFTTKYRYLDNDPTIEVLYNNVDFGVGD
- a CDS encoding nucleoside hydrolase translates to MLEKRKVIIDCDPGIDDSLALMLALSSPELEVVGITVVCGNAPTNLGVENALKVLNLMNRLDIPVYFGEEKPLVREYVSAQDTHGMDGLGETNYQKVLKGNVKENAPEFIIRALKEQAQLSIIALGPLTNIAVALSKDKEIFKRLDTFVSMGGNFKSHGNCSPVAEYNYWCDPDAAKMVFEEFEKLEKKVHMVGLDVTRQIVLTPSLLSYIKRIDEERGSFVENIVQFYFDFHWEYEKIIGCVINDPLAVAYFIDPMICNGFEAFTTVETKGICIGQSVVDSMDFWKRNKNSVVLTEVNARAFFEMFINRIFGGDHALTKEILTSIGIK